Proteins from a genomic interval of Gossypium hirsutum isolate 1008001.06 chromosome A09, Gossypium_hirsutum_v2.1, whole genome shotgun sequence:
- the LOC107896523 gene encoding peroxisomal acyl-coenzyme A oxidase 1 — MEPLDYHAEERSKASFDVEEMKIVWAGSRHAFEISDRAARLVASDPVFRKDNRTMLSRKELFKDTLRKTAHAVKRTIELNLSEEETHTLWFYVDQPAYANLHWGMFIPAIEGQGTEKQKQKWLPMAHNMQIIGCYAQTELGHGSNVQGLETTATFDPQTDEFVIHSPTLTSSKWWPGGLGKVSTHAVVYARLRTDGQDYGVHGFIVQLRSLDDHSPLPGITVGDIGMKFGSGAYNSMDNGLLRFDHVRIPRNQMLMRLSQVTREGKYVQSDVPRQLVYGTMVYVRQIIVSEASCALSRAVCIATRYSAVRRQFGSENGGPETQVINYKTQQSRLFPLLASAYAFRFVGEWMKWLYTDVSKRLQANDFSTLPEVHACAAGLKSITTSATADAIEECRKLCGGHGYLSCSGLPELFAVYIPNCTYEGDNIVMLLQVARFLMKTISRLVSGKMPIGTAAYLGRVEHLMQCHCEVQRAEDWLKHSIILEAFEARSARMSVACAESLSRFSTPEEGFGEISADLVEAAVAHCQLIIVSKFIEKLQQDIPGKGVKTQLENLCNVYALSLLHKHLGDFVSTGCITPKQGALANEQLRSLYSQVRPNAIALVDAFNHTDHYLGSVLGCYDGNVYQKLYEEAWKSPLNDTVVPDGYDEYIRPLLKQHFRTARL, encoded by the exons GTCTTTCGAAAGGATAACAGAACTATGCTTAGTAGGAAGGAGCTGTTTAAAGATACTTTGAGAAAAACTGCTCATGCAGTGAAGCGGACTATTGAGCTTAATCTCTCTG AGGAAGAGACACATACATTATGGTTTTACGTGGATCAGCCCGCTTATGCAAACCTTCATTGG GGAATGTTTATACCTGCTATTGAAGGACAAGGAACTGAGAAGCAGAAACAGAAATGGCTGCCAATGGCACATAACATGCAAATCATTGGATGCTATGCACAAACTGAACTTGGTCATGGCTCCAATGTCCAAGGGCTTGAAACTACAGCAACATTTGATCCTCAGACTGATGAATTTGTCATTCATAGCCCCACATTGACTTCAAGCAAA TGGTGGCCTGGTGGACTGGGTAAAGTATCGACACATGCTGTGGTTTATGCTCGTCTTAGAACAGATGGACAAGATTATGGAGTGCATG GTTTTATTGTCCAGCTGCGTAGTCTGGATGACCACTCTCCTCTTCCAGGCATAACAGTTGGTGATATTGGAATGAAATTTGGAAGTGGGGCATATAACAGCATGGACAACGGTCTTCTGAGATTTGATCATGTGCGCATCCCGAGGAACCAAATGCTAATGCG TCTTTCCCAGGTTACAAGAGAAGGGAAATATGTACAGTCTGATGTTCCCCGCCAGCTGGTTTATGGTACTATGGTCTATGTCCGACAAATAATTGTATCTGAAGCTTCTTGTGCTTTGTCAAGGGCAGTTTGTATTGCAACAAGGTACAGTGCTGTTCGTAGACAATTTGGTTCAGAGAATGGTGGTCCAGAGACCCAG GTGATTAACTATAAAACTCAGCAAAGTAGACTCTTTCCTTTGCTTGCCTCTGCCTATGCTTTCAGATTTGTTGGTGAATGGATGAAATGGCTATACACTGATGTGAGCAAAAGATTGCAAGCCAACGATTTCTCCACGTTACCTGAGGTTCATGCATGTGCTGCAGGGTTAAAATCTATTACCACTTCTGCAACTGCA GATGCCATTGAAGAATGCCGAAAGTTGTGTGGTGGTCATGGTTATCTTTCTTGCAGTGGACTTCCGGAGTTATTTGCAGTTTATATCCCTAACTGTACTTATGAAGGAGACAATATTGTGATGCTTTTGCAg GTTGCAAGGTTTCTAATGAAGACCATTTCCCGGCTGGTGTCTGGAAAGATGCCTATTGGGACAGCAGCATATTTGGGACGAGTAGAACATCTCATGCAATGCCATTGTGAAGTTCAAAGGG CTGAGGATTGGCTAAAACATAGTATTATATTGGAGGCATTTGAAGCGAGGTCTGCTCGGATGTCTGTTGCCTGTGCTGAAAGCCTTAGCAGATTTTCAACTCCAGAAGAGG GTTTTGGTGAAATCTCAGCTGATTTGGTTGAGGCTGCCGTTGCTCATTGTCAGTTAATTATTGTTTCCAA GTTCATTGAGAAACTGCAGCAAGACATACCAGGAAAGGGAGTGAAAACACAGTTGGAGAACCTCTGCAACGTATATGCATTGTCTCTTTTACACAAACATCTTGGTGATTTCGTCTCCACTGGCTGCATTACCCCGAAACAAGGTGCACTAGCGAACGAACAGCTCAGATCACTTTACTCCCAG GTCCGCCCAAATGCGATTGCCCTTGTTGATGCATTCAATCACACTGACCACTACCTTGGCTCGGTTCTTGGTTGCTATGATGGAAATGTTTATCAAAAACTGTATGAGGAAGCTTGGAAGAGTCCGTTGAATGATACGGTTGTGCCGGATGGTTATGATGAGTACATTCGGCCACTTTTGAAGCAACATTTTCGTACTGCAAGACTCTAA
- the LOC107896522 gene encoding WAT1-related protein At5g47470, with protein sequence MVGYMKKEVVEDVVIVAGLIGVQFFFAGNSVLLGYLMSLGLKPFTIVIFFSFSTFLVVSPFGVHFERSKWPKQLTLKLIIQLVSISISGVSLFQFLFLKGINLSSPAMATAMPNLAPALIFIIAWTCRLEKVALSCLYSKVKIAGTILCVLGALTMSLMQSTVSSKDATVMPPLTDVDADMIFDKDKIAGCLYLVAAVFVLSSNIILQAITLGDLPAPMSLCAVTSFIGMIITAIFQLVEDHALQWGSPFVSFKDLIIFSLMAGAMGGACVSFNGWAMKKRGPVFVSMFSPIGTVIAVVFSFITLGETISLGSFAGMLLMFTGLYVVLWAKRKELHCDIEEGVDAEKPLLN encoded by the exons atggTGGGATACATGAAAAAGGAAGTGGTAGAAGATGTGGTGATAGTTGCAGGATTGATAGGGGTGCAATTCTTTTTCGCGGGGAATTCAGTTTTACTTGGATACCTAATGTCCCTTGGCCTTAAACCTTTCACCATTGttattttcttctccttttcaaCTTTCCTCGTTGTCTCTCCTTTTGGTGTTCACTTTGAAAG GAGCAAATGGCCCAAACAATTGACATTGAAGTTGATAATTCAGCTGGTTTCCATCTCCATTTCAGG GGTAAGTCTATTCCAGTTCCTATTTCTAAAAGGGATAAATCTATCCTCACCTGCAATGGCAACAGCCATGCCAAACCTTGCTCCAGCCCTCATCTTTATAATTGCTTGGACTTGCAG GTTAGAAAAAGTAGCTCTAAGTTGCTTATACAGTAAAGTGAAGATTGCAGGCACAATCTTATGTGTCTTAGGTGCCCTTACAATGAGCCTTATGCAAAGCACTGTCTCCTCCAAAGATGCAACAGTCATGCCTCCCCTAACTGATGTTGATGCTGATATGATTTTCGACAAAGATAAGATCGCCGGCTGCTTGTATCTAGTTGCAGCTGTCTTTGTTCTATCAAGCAATATAATCTTGCAA GCGATAACTTTGGGTGACTTGCCTGCGCCAATGTCACTATGTGCCGTAACGTCATTCATTGGAATGATTATTACTGCAATTTTTCAGTTAGTTGAAGATCATGCTTTGCAATGGGGTTCACCCTTTGTTAGCTTTAAGGACCTCATTATCTTTTCTCTAATG GCAGGTGCAATGGGCGGGGCATGTGTAAGCTTCAATGGATGGGCAATGAAGAAAAGGGGACCAGTTTTTGTCTCAATGTTCAGCCCCATTGGAACAGTCATTGCAGTGGTTTTCTCTTTTATTACCTTAGGGGAGACAATTTCATTAGGAAG TTTTGCAGGAATGTTGCTTATGTTCACTGGTCTCTACGTCGTCTTATGGGCTAAAAGAAAAGAACTTCATTGTGATATTGAAGAGGGGGTGGACGCAGAGAAgccattattaaattaa
- the LOC107895466 gene encoding asparagine--tRNA ligase, chloroplastic/mitochondrial: protein MAATAAAALTPATPLRFKPYSTLRFLSFYSKNPKSPRLFPPLPRRPVPFHSAIPRKRCFCSVISAALQSGEMKKTEFPEKKVGEMGNTVGEFRKKLKIADIKGGPDEGLNRVGQTVVVMGWVRTLRVQSSVTFLEVNDGSSLSNMQCVMNSDAEGYDQVESGLIATGASIWVQGTLVASQGSKQKVELKVEKVVVVGKSDPSYPIQKKRVSREFLRTKAHLRPRTNTFGAVARVRNALAYATHKFFQENGFVWISSPIITASDCEGAGEQFCVTTLIPSSREAADSPVDAIPNTKNGLIDWSQDFFGKPAFLTVSGQLNAETYATALSDVYTFGPTFRAENSNTSRHLAEFWMIEPELAFADLDDDMACATAYLQYVVRHVLDNCKEDMEFFNTWIEKGVIDRLNDVAEKDFVQLTYTDAIGLLLKAKKKFEFPVKWGCDLQSEHERYITEEAFKGCPVIIRDYPKEIKAFYMRQNDDGKTVAAMDMLVPRVGELIGGSRREERLDYLENRLDELKLSKESYWWYLDLRRYGSVPHAGFGLGFERLVQFATGIENIRDAIPFPRAPGSAEF from the exons ATGGCGGCTACTGCTGCTGCTGCTTTAACACCCGCCACTCCTCTCCGATTCAAGCCCTACTCTACTCTTCGTTTCCTTTCGTTCTATTCCAAAAACCCAAAAAGCCCTCGCCTTTTCCCGCCGCTTCCTCGCCGGCCGGTCCCGTTCCACTCAGCCATTCCTCGGAAACGATGCTTCTGCTCCGTTATTTCCGCCGCGCTGCAGTCCGGGGAGATGAAAAAAACGGAATTCCCAGAAAAGAAAGTTGGCGAAATGGGGAATACAGTTGGCGAGTtcaggaaaaagttgaaaattgcTGACATAAAAGGAGGGCCTGATGAAGGTTTGAATCGGGTCGGACAGACTGTGGTGGTTATGGGGTGGGTTCGGACTCTCCGGGTTCAAAGCAGCGTTACATTCCTAGAG GTAAATGATGGTTCTTCGCTTTCAAACATGCAATGTGTTATGAATTCGGATGCTGAAGGTTATGATCAG GTGGAATCTGGCTTGATTGCTACGGGTGCATCTATATGGGTGCAAGGGACTTTGGTGGCTAGCCAAGGATCAAAGCAGAAAGTGGAACTGAAGGTTGAAAAAGTTGTCGTG GTTGGAAAGAGTGATCCTTCCTATCCCATTCAAAAGAAAAGGGTCAGCCGAGAATTTTTGAGAACTAAAGCTCATCTTCGTCCTCGAACAAACACGTTTGGTGCG GTTGCACGAGTGAGGAATGCTTTGGCTTATGCAACTCATAAATTTTTTCAAGAAAATGGTTTTGTATGGATCTCAAGTCCTATCATCACAGCTTCAGATTGTGAAGGAGCTGGTGAACAGTTCTGCGTTACTACTTTG ATTCCAAGCTCCAGAGAAGCTGCTGATTCGCCTGTGGATGCCATTCCAAATACAAAGAATGGGTTAATTGATTGGTCACAG GATTTTTTTGGCAAACCTGCATTCTTGACAGTTTCAGGCCAACTTAATGCTGAAACATATGCTACTGCTCTTTCAGAT GTATATACATTTGGACCCACCTTTCGAGCGGAAAATTCGAACACATCCCGGCACTTGGCTGAATTTTGG ATGATTGAACCAGAGCTGGCTTTTGCTGATCTGGATGATGACATGGCCTGTGCTACTGCATATCTCCAGTATGTA GTGAGGCACGTGCTTGATAATTGCAAGGAAGACATGGAATTTTTCAACACCTGGATCGAGAAAGGGGTCATTGATCGGCTGAAT GATGTGGCTGAGAAAGACTTTGTGCAGCTGACTTATACCGATGCAATTGGACTTCTTCTAAAAGCAAAGAAGAAATTTGAATTTCCG GTGAAATGGGGCTGTGATTTGCAAAGTGAGCATGAACGTTACATAACTGAAGAAGCATTTAAAGGATGCCCTGTTATAATCAGGGACTACCCAAAG GAGATCAAGGCATTCTATATGCGGCAAAACGATGATGGGAAGACTGTAGCAGCGATGGATATGTTGGTGCCTCgg GTTGGTGAGCTCATTGGTGGAAGCCGAAGAGAAGAACGGCTTGATTATCTGGAAAATCGTTTAGATGAGTTGAAGCTTAGTAAGGAGAGCTACTGGTGGTATCTTGATTTGCGTCGATACGGTTCAG TTCCTCATGCGGGTTTCGGACTCGGCTTCGAAAGACTGGTACAGTTCGCCACTGGAATCGAGAATATAAGAGATGCAATACCTTTCCCAAGAGCACCTGGTTCTGCTGAATTTTAG